One genomic segment of Motacilla alba alba isolate MOTALB_02 chromosome 1A, Motacilla_alba_V1.0_pri, whole genome shotgun sequence includes these proteins:
- the TSPAN8 gene encoding tetraspanin-8, with amino-acid sequence MAGVSKCMKYSMFIFNFFFWVCGCIILGFSIWIRVSSAQQGLDNSMLGGVNLLIAVGSIIMILGFLGCCGAVKESRCMLMLFFIALLLILILQVTAGVLGAVYKPQVEEAFNITLSEGVNALQSTTGEYKEFQKDFQELQKTYQCCGLKNGAKDWGENFDKQNDICLCEAEKPSTDLCINYKNRYIYKKSCGEVIMQQIKDNLVIVMGIAFGLAVVEILGLVFSMTLYCQIGRK; translated from the exons ATGGCGGGTGTAAGCAAATGCATGAAGTACTCCATGTTCATCTTcaactttttcttttgg GTGTGTGGTTGCATTATTTTGGGATTCTCTATATGGATACGTGTTAGCAGTGCTCAGCAG gGGCTAGACAACAGCATGCTTGGAGGAGTTAATCTACTAATAGCCGTAGGCTCCATCATCATGATCCTTGGGTTCCTCGGGTGCTGTGGTGCTGTAAAGGAGAGCCGGTGCATGCTGATGTTg ttttttatTGCACTGCTTCTGATACTGATTCTTCAGGTCACAGCAGGTGTTTTAGGAGCAGTGTACAAACCTCAG GTTGAAGAAGCCTTTAACATTACTCTAAGCGAAGGTGTAAATGCACTGCAAAGTACTACAGGAGAATATAAAGAGTTTCAGAAAgatttccaggagctgcagaaaacG TACCAGTGTTGTGGATTGAAGAATGGAGCTAAAGACTGGGGAGAAAATTTTGACAAACAAAATGACATCTGTCTGTGTGAAGCAGAGAAGCCATCAACAGACCTCTGCATCAACTATAAAAACAGATACATCTataaaaaa tcctGTGGAGAAGTGATTATGCAACAAATTAAAGACAATCTGGTCATAGTTATGGGGATCGCCTTTGGACTGGCTGTTGTTGAG attcTTGGTTTGGTGTTTTCTATGACACTCTACTGCCAGATTGGGAGGAAATGA